One stretch of Siphonobacter curvatus DNA includes these proteins:
- a CDS encoding SPFH domain-containing protein — translation MEEKIIRPLSGAIMALVVLLLVGAFLVFMRTNEVLGIGALILAVLLSPGFFIVNPNEAKLLVLFGNYVGTVKESGFKWSNPLYTKIKISLRARSLEGDKIKVNDHLGNPIVIGAVVVWQVANAVQAKFEVENYEQYVKLQSDTALRHLAGSYAYDHFDEDQQDITLRSGGDLINEKLEAELRERLARAGVRVLEARITHLAYAEEIAHAMLQRQQATAMVAARTKIVEGAVGMVDLALKRLTEDQIVMLDEEKKAAMVSNLLVVLCSDKSANPVINAGTLYH, via the coding sequence ATGGAAGAAAAAATTATACGACCGTTGTCCGGGGCGATCATGGCTCTGGTAGTACTGCTCCTGGTAGGGGCATTTCTGGTATTCATGCGAACGAATGAGGTCCTGGGGATTGGGGCTTTGATTCTGGCGGTTCTCCTGTCGCCGGGGTTCTTCATCGTGAATCCTAATGAGGCGAAGCTGCTGGTTTTGTTTGGGAATTACGTAGGTACAGTCAAGGAATCAGGCTTTAAATGGTCGAATCCACTGTACACAAAAATTAAGATTTCGCTACGGGCTCGTAGTTTGGAAGGCGATAAAATCAAAGTAAACGACCATCTGGGTAATCCGATTGTAATCGGAGCAGTAGTCGTTTGGCAGGTGGCAAACGCAGTACAGGCTAAGTTCGAAGTCGAGAATTACGAACAGTACGTAAAATTGCAAAGCGATACAGCCCTGCGTCATTTGGCGGGTAGTTACGCGTACGACCATTTCGACGAAGACCAACAGGATATTACGCTGCGTTCAGGAGGTGATTTAATCAACGAAAAACTGGAAGCTGAACTCCGTGAACGGCTGGCCCGGGCGGGCGTACGGGTACTGGAAGCCCGCATTACGCACCTGGCTTATGCCGAAGAGATTGCCCACGCCATGTTACAGCGGCAGCAGGCAACGGCGATGGTTGCTGCCCGTACGAAAATTGTGGAAGGTGCCGTAGGAATGGTAGATTTGGCCCTGAAACGCCTGACCGAAGATCAGATCGTGATGCTCGATGAAGAGAAAAAAGCCGCCATGGTCAGCAATTTGCTGGTGGTGTTGTGCTCGGACAAGTCGGCAAATCCAGTGATCAATGCGGGTACCTTGTATCATTAA
- a CDS encoding DUF4290 domain-containing protein, protein MRLKEYGSNIQKLVDYLVTIQEREKRTKQAYVLIELMRQIHPNMKEGQDYTNKLWDDLYIMSGFRLDVDSPFPPPSPEAIGKKPNRVPYNTHNLQFRHYGRNLEVMVEKAISLTNEYERWAFASYIAKMMKSFYTAWNKDNADDSTVWEHLRIISKGGLNAEIERIKKEGYLDIAPRDRYSSNTGGGNSGGGHHHSYSHTPHNRPHRNERSERPDRNERNERSSSFQRRNGPPSNNRNNNNSHFNRNNRKK, encoded by the coding sequence ATTCGATTGAAAGAATACGGAAGTAATATCCAAAAACTGGTGGACTATCTCGTAACGATTCAGGAACGGGAGAAACGCACCAAACAAGCTTACGTTCTTATTGAGCTGATGCGACAAATCCACCCGAACATGAAAGAAGGGCAGGATTACACCAATAAACTTTGGGACGACTTGTACATCATGTCGGGTTTCCGCTTGGACGTAGACAGTCCATTCCCACCGCCATCGCCCGAGGCGATTGGCAAGAAACCGAATCGAGTTCCTTACAATACGCATAACTTACAATTCCGTCATTACGGCCGTAACCTGGAAGTGATGGTTGAAAAAGCCATTTCGCTGACAAATGAGTACGAGCGTTGGGCTTTCGCCAGTTACATCGCCAAAATGATGAAGAGTTTCTATACGGCCTGGAACAAGGACAATGCCGACGATTCAACGGTATGGGAACACCTGCGTATCATCTCTAAAGGCGGCCTGAACGCCGAAATTGAGCGTATCAAAAAAGAAGGCTACTTAGACATTGCTCCCCGCGACCGGTACTCAAGTAATACGGGCGGCGGTAACAGCGGTGGCGGTCATCACCACTCCTACTCGCATACGCCGCACAACCGTCCGCATCGCAACGAGCGAAGCGAACGGCCAGATCGAAATGAGCGGAATGAACGCTCTTCGTCGTTCCAACGCCGCAACGGACCGCCGAGCAACAATCGCAATAACAACAACAGTCACTTCAATCGTAATAACCGCAAAAAATAG